One window from the genome of Pseudonocardia hierapolitana encodes:
- a CDS encoding aliphatic sulfonate ABC transporter substrate-binding protein: MTRSLPLLARIGGLVAAFGLLAGCVSGENADGSVDAQAPAGVQVRLDYAYYNPESLVIKEQGWLEQELGPGSVEWVLSQGSNKANENLRANAIDIGSTAGTPALLARANGSPIRSIDVYSRPEWSAIVVPRDSTITDPAQLRGQKIAATQGTDPYFFLLQTLAQAGLSASDVEIVNLQHSDGKIALERGDVAAWAGLDPFMAQTELEVGSRLIYRNLDFNSYGLLNADEEFLVQKPDVAQTVVRAYERARAWIQENPDAAVQTLATAASIKPEIARQQLLTRTQLDIDPVPGEPQRAVLSRLLPLLVSDGLVRSEQEARTALDTLFEPRFAEAARGATSAGS, from the coding sequence ATGACCCGCTCGCTCCCCCTCCTCGCCCGCATCGGTGGGCTCGTCGCCGCATTCGGCCTGCTCGCCGGGTGCGTCTCCGGCGAGAACGCCGACGGCTCCGTCGACGCGCAGGCTCCGGCCGGCGTCCAGGTGCGCCTCGACTACGCCTACTACAACCCCGAGAGCCTCGTGATCAAGGAGCAGGGGTGGCTCGAGCAGGAGCTCGGCCCCGGCTCCGTCGAGTGGGTGCTCTCGCAGGGCAGCAACAAGGCCAACGAGAACCTGCGCGCGAACGCGATCGACATCGGCTCCACCGCGGGCACGCCGGCGCTGCTGGCCAGGGCGAACGGTTCGCCGATCCGCTCGATCGACGTCTACAGCCGCCCCGAGTGGTCGGCGATCGTCGTGCCGCGGGACTCCACGATCACGGATCCGGCGCAGCTGCGCGGGCAGAAGATCGCGGCCACCCAGGGCACCGACCCGTACTTCTTCCTCCTGCAGACACTCGCCCAGGCCGGTCTCTCGGCGTCGGACGTGGAGATCGTCAACCTCCAGCACTCCGACGGCAAGATCGCGCTCGAGCGCGGCGACGTCGCCGCATGGGCCGGGCTCGACCCGTTCATGGCGCAGACCGAGCTGGAGGTGGGGTCCCGGCTGATCTACCGCAACCTCGACTTCAACTCCTACGGACTGCTGAACGCCGACGAGGAGTTCCTGGTGCAGAAGCCGGACGTCGCCCAGACGGTCGTGCGTGCCTACGAGCGGGCCCGTGCCTGGATCCAGGAGAACCCGGACGCGGCCGTGCAGACCCTCGCGACGGCGGCGAGCATCAAGCCGGAGATCGCCCGCCAGCAGCTGCTCACACGCACCCAGCTCGACATCGACCCGGTGCCGGGCGAGCCGCAGCGCGCCGTGCTCTCCCGGCTGCTGCCCCTGCTGGTGAGCGACGGTCTGGTGCGCTCGGAACAGGAGGCGAGGACCGCGTTGGACACGCTGTTCGAGCCGAGGTTCGCCGAAGCGGCGCGAGGCGCCACCTCGGCCGGATCATGA
- a CDS encoding ABC transporter ATP-binding protein — protein MQTTATRLAAAPVTLRGVGRAFDAHTVLDGIDLDVAAGEVVALLGASGCGKSTLLRLVAGLDRPTSGEVLIDGARVEGIDPRAAVVFQEPRLLPWRTLSENVAFGLPDGGSRAERRAEVERALDLVGLAAFAGYRPRAVSGGMAQRTALARALVRRPGVLLLDEPFAALDALTRLRMQDLVDDLQRAAGATVLLVTHDVDEALQLADRVVVLAPPQPGAGSGIGHALDVPGARPRDRADPVLAALRVQLLDRLGVPRHQP, from the coding sequence GTGCAGACCACCGCCACGCGGCTGGCCGCGGCTCCCGTCACGCTCCGCGGCGTCGGTCGCGCCTTCGACGCGCACACCGTCCTCGACGGGATCGACCTCGACGTCGCGGCGGGCGAGGTGGTCGCGCTGCTCGGCGCGTCCGGGTGCGGCAAGTCGACCCTGCTGCGGCTCGTCGCCGGGCTCGATCGTCCGACGTCGGGCGAGGTGCTGATCGACGGGGCACGCGTCGAGGGGATCGATCCGCGCGCGGCCGTCGTGTTCCAGGAGCCGCGCCTGCTGCCGTGGCGCACCCTCTCCGAGAACGTCGCGTTCGGCCTGCCGGACGGCGGGTCGCGGGCCGAGCGGCGGGCCGAGGTGGAGCGCGCGCTCGACCTCGTCGGGCTGGCCGCGTTCGCCGGGTACCGGCCGCGGGCGGTCTCCGGCGGGATGGCCCAGCGCACCGCGCTCGCCAGGGCCCTCGTGCGCCGTCCCGGCGTGCTCCTGCTCGACGAGCCGTTCGCCGCCCTCGACGCCCTCACCCGCCTGCGCATGCAGGATCTCGTCGACGACCTGCAGCGCGCGGCGGGTGCCACCGTCCTGCTCGTCACCCACGACGTCGACGAGGCGCTCCAGCTCGCCGACCGCGTCGTCGTGCTCGCACCCCCGCAGCCGGGTGCCGGTTCCGGCATCGGGCACGCGCTCGACGTGCCCGGCGCCCGTCCCCGCGACCGCGCCGACCCGGTGCTCGCCGCACTGCGCGTCCAGCTGCTCGACCGCCTCGGCGTGCCCCGCCACCAGCCCTGA
- a CDS encoding ABC transporter substrate-binding protein yields MSRFWSPLLAAVLLTLASVACAGPDPDQVAQRAAPPGATVNTSPEQNRVRAEKVDAIAALVPQEIRDRGRLVVGTTGSGNPPLSFRADDDTTVIGVEPDIAHLVADVLGLELHLEPTSWENLFLAVESGQYDAGFSNVTVTEERKDKYDFATYRVDTVSFEVREDSPIQRIAEPKDVAGLTISVGSGTNQEEILLRWDEQNRAAGLAPVDFRYYQSPGDYYLALDSGRIDAYLGPNPTLAYHVAVGGTTRIVGSVSGGGDVKADIAAMTRKDNGLVRALNEALNTVIRNGSYAEVLDRWNLGSEAVATSEINPPGLPRKPLS; encoded by the coding sequence GTGTCGAGGTTCTGGAGCCCTCTCCTGGCCGCCGTCCTGCTGACGCTCGCCTCCGTCGCGTGCGCCGGCCCCGATCCGGACCAGGTCGCCCAGCGGGCCGCGCCGCCGGGCGCCACGGTGAACACGAGCCCAGAGCAGAACCGGGTGCGCGCCGAGAAAGTGGACGCGATCGCGGCGCTCGTGCCGCAGGAGATCCGCGACCGCGGCCGGCTCGTGGTCGGCACCACCGGCTCCGGCAACCCCCCGCTGTCCTTCCGCGCCGACGACGACACCACCGTGATCGGTGTCGAGCCGGACATCGCCCATCTCGTCGCCGACGTCCTCGGGCTGGAGCTGCACCTGGAGCCGACGTCGTGGGAGAACCTCTTCCTCGCCGTCGAGTCCGGCCAGTACGACGCCGGCTTCTCGAACGTCACGGTGACCGAGGAGCGCAAGGACAAGTACGACTTCGCCACCTACCGCGTCGACACCGTGTCGTTCGAGGTGCGCGAGGACTCCCCGATCCAGCGGATCGCGGAGCCGAAGGACGTCGCCGGGCTCACGATCTCGGTGGGTTCGGGCACCAACCAGGAGGAGATCCTGCTGCGCTGGGACGAGCAGAACCGCGCGGCCGGGCTCGCCCCCGTGGACTTCCGGTACTACCAGAGCCCTGGCGACTACTACCTCGCCCTGGACTCCGGGCGCATCGACGCCTACCTGGGCCCGAACCCGACGCTCGCCTACCACGTCGCCGTCGGCGGCACGACCAGGATCGTCGGGTCGGTGTCGGGCGGGGGCGATGTCAAGGCCGACATCGCGGCCATGACCCGCAAGGACAACGGGCTCGTGCGCGCGCTCAACGAGGCGCTGAACACGGTGATCCGGAACGGGTCGTACGCCGAGGTGCTGGACCGCTGGAACCTCGGCAGCGAGGCCGTCGCCACCTCGGAGATCAACCCGCCCGGTCTGCCCCGCAAGCCCCTGTCGTGA
- a CDS encoding GNAT family N-acetyltransferase: MSAPALDARLVAYTDPLVLPLLAELDREYSTRYGHTLGDLRQEALRGAAEFGPPDGGLLLLLEGGEPVAGGAFRRFDGRTAELKRIWTHSAHRRRGLARRVLAELEREIAARGYQRIHLTTGPRQPEAKGLYLATGYTPLYDPDLPPERIGPHPFEKVIRP, from the coding sequence ATGAGTGCACCGGCACTCGACGCACGCCTGGTCGCCTACACCGACCCGCTCGTCCTGCCGTTGCTCGCCGAGCTGGACCGGGAGTACTCCACCCGCTACGGCCACACCTTGGGCGACCTGCGCCAGGAGGCGCTGCGCGGCGCCGCCGAGTTCGGGCCGCCCGACGGTGGCCTGCTCCTCCTGCTCGAAGGGGGCGAGCCGGTGGCCGGGGGCGCGTTCCGCCGCTTCGACGGGCGCACGGCCGAGCTGAAGCGGATCTGGACGCACTCGGCGCACCGGCGCCGGGGCCTCGCCCGGCGGGTGCTCGCCGAGCTGGAGAGGGAGATCGCCGCGCGCGGCTATCAACGGATCCACCTGACGACCGGACCCCGCCAGCCGGAGGCGAAGGGGCTCTACCTCGCCACCGGCTACACCCCGCTCTACGACCCGGACCTGCCGCCGGAGCGGATCGGCCCGCACCCGTTCGAGAAGGTGATCAGGCCATGA
- a CDS encoding ABC transporter permease encodes MTLTERRPAPAPPVAPHRARGLAGSALLGLVVPVLFVLAWQVLATSGEFSPSQLPTPGAVLAALAELLRRGELWLHIAISTQRVLAGFAFGAGAGLVLGGIVGLSRPARALLAPSIQAVRAVPSLAWVPLLLLWLGIGETPKITLVAIGAFFPVYTTVSAALAHVDRHLVEVGHAYGRTGVRLFLQIQLPAIAPGALAGLRLGLAQGWLFLVAAELIASSIGLGFLLIDSQNTGRTDILLLAIVLLAVLGKVTDGLLGLAERRLLRRWT; translated from the coding sequence ATGACGCTCACCGAGCGCCGACCCGCGCCGGCCCCGCCCGTCGCGCCACACCGCGCCCGCGGTCTCGCCGGGTCCGCGCTGCTCGGGCTCGTCGTCCCGGTGCTGTTCGTGCTGGCATGGCAGGTACTGGCGACGTCGGGCGAGTTCTCGCCGTCGCAGCTGCCCACGCCGGGTGCGGTGCTCGCCGCGCTCGCGGAGCTCCTGCGCCGCGGCGAGCTGTGGCTGCACATCGCGATCAGCACCCAGCGCGTGCTCGCCGGGTTCGCCTTCGGCGCGGGGGCCGGCCTGGTGCTGGGCGGCATCGTCGGGCTCTCCCGCCCGGCGCGGGCGCTCCTTGCGCCGTCCATCCAAGCCGTACGGGCGGTGCCGTCACTGGCGTGGGTGCCGCTGCTGCTGCTCTGGCTGGGCATCGGCGAGACACCGAAGATCACGCTCGTGGCGATCGGCGCGTTCTTCCCCGTCTACACCACGGTGTCGGCGGCACTCGCCCACGTCGACCGGCACCTCGTCGAGGTCGGCCACGCGTACGGCCGCACCGGCGTGCGGCTGTTCCTGCAGATCCAGCTGCCCGCGATCGCGCCCGGCGCGCTGGCGGGGCTGCGGCTGGGCCTCGCCCAGGGCTGGCTCTTCCTGGTGGCCGCCGAACTGATCGCCTCGTCGATCGGGCTCGGTTTCCTGCTCATCGACAGCCAGAACACCGGCCGCACCGACATCCTGCTGCTCGCGATCGTGCTGCTCGCGGTGCTCGGCAAGGTGACCGACGGCCTGCTCGGTCTCGCCGAGCGCCGGCTGCTGCGCCGCTGGACATGA
- a CDS encoding molybdopterin-dependent oxidoreductase — protein sequence MTLHSSHWGAFEAVETAAGLEVRPDPTDPNPADALLRNVPAMLDERVRVLVPHVRRGFLERGAGPDERRGHDDFVPVGWEQALSLAARELDRVRTAFGNASIFGGSYGWGSAGRFHHAQSQVHRFLNVLGGYTRSVETYSLGAARPLLRRIVGNDDPIMRSTSLSVLAEHTELFVCFGGIPAKNAQVNAGGVTRHATVGHLRRARERGARFVLVSPLRDDLVADLDAEWITPVPGTDTALMFGLAHTLVRNGLHDGDFLRTHCAGFDEWWSYLDGRTDGVVRDAAWASRICAVPEERIVALAREMAAHRTMITLSWSLQRARYGEQPLWTGVALACVLGQIGLPGGGVGHGYGAMAGIGGPRAEGPLPTLPQGFNTVTDFIPVARIADMLLHPGDGFDFDGARLRYPDIRLVYWAGGNPFHHHQDLARLRRAFARPETVIVHEQFWTATARHADIVFPASTTLERDDLGCARESDALIAMPRVTEPRGEARSDFAIFRALAEELGVGKEFDEGRDEWEWLEHLYESWRAALAEGGDPGLDFAGFWAKGRIDLPRVSRDRVLYADFRADPVAHPLPTPSGRIEIASATIASFGYDDCPGHPTWLEPEFLAEPPGTGPFPLFLVANNPATRLHSQLDHGAGSADAKVAGREPVRMHPADAAARGLAAGDVVLVESRVGSVLAGLVPSDDVAPGVVQLSTGAWFDPSAPDVATCVHGNPNAVTTDIGTSRLAQGCTGQLSRVEVRKAPAPLPSVRAFVPPVRIPGDDALRAKPE from the coding sequence GTGACGCTGCACAGTTCGCATTGGGGAGCCTTCGAGGCCGTCGAGACGGCCGCCGGGCTCGAGGTCCGGCCCGATCCGACCGACCCGAATCCGGCAGACGCGCTGCTGCGCAACGTGCCGGCGATGCTGGACGAGCGGGTCAGGGTGCTGGTGCCGCACGTGCGCCGAGGGTTCCTGGAGCGGGGCGCTGGTCCGGACGAGCGGCGGGGGCACGACGACTTCGTCCCGGTCGGCTGGGAGCAGGCGCTGTCACTGGCCGCGCGTGAGCTCGACCGGGTCCGCACCGCGTTCGGCAATGCGTCGATCTTCGGCGGCTCCTACGGCTGGGGGAGCGCGGGGCGGTTCCACCACGCGCAGAGCCAGGTGCACCGGTTCCTCAACGTGCTGGGCGGCTACACCCGTTCCGTCGAGACCTACAGCCTGGGCGCCGCGCGCCCGCTGCTGCGCCGCATCGTCGGCAACGACGACCCGATCATGCGATCGACCTCGCTGTCGGTGCTGGCCGAGCACACGGAGCTCTTCGTCTGCTTCGGCGGCATCCCGGCCAAGAACGCACAGGTCAACGCGGGCGGAGTCACCCGGCACGCCACGGTCGGGCACTTGCGGCGGGCGCGGGAGCGGGGCGCCCGGTTCGTGCTGGTCTCGCCCCTGCGCGACGACCTGGTCGCCGACCTCGACGCGGAGTGGATCACGCCAGTCCCCGGCACCGACACGGCGCTGATGTTCGGGCTGGCGCACACGCTCGTCCGGAACGGCCTGCACGACGGAGATTTCCTGCGCACCCACTGCGCCGGGTTCGACGAGTGGTGGTCGTACCTGGACGGGCGGACCGACGGCGTCGTCCGCGATGCCGCGTGGGCGTCCCGGATCTGCGCCGTCCCCGAGGAGCGGATCGTCGCGCTGGCGCGGGAGATGGCCGCGCACCGCACGATGATCACGCTGAGCTGGTCGTTGCAGCGGGCGCGGTACGGGGAGCAGCCGCTGTGGACGGGCGTCGCGCTGGCCTGCGTGCTCGGCCAGATCGGGCTCCCCGGCGGTGGGGTGGGGCACGGCTACGGCGCGATGGCCGGGATCGGCGGGCCGCGGGCCGAGGGGCCGCTGCCCACGCTGCCCCAGGGGTTCAACACCGTCACGGACTTCATCCCCGTGGCGCGGATCGCCGACATGCTGCTGCACCCGGGCGACGGGTTCGACTTCGACGGCGCGCGCCTGCGGTACCCCGACATCCGGCTCGTCTACTGGGCGGGCGGCAACCCGTTCCACCACCACCAGGACCTCGCCCGGCTGCGGCGCGCGTTCGCCCGCCCGGAGACGGTGATCGTCCACGAGCAGTTCTGGACCGCGACCGCGCGCCACGCCGACATCGTGTTCCCGGCGTCCACCACCCTCGAGCGCGACGACCTCGGTTGTGCCCGCGAGAGCGACGCCCTGATCGCCATGCCACGGGTCACCGAGCCGCGGGGCGAGGCGCGGTCCGACTTCGCGATCTTCCGTGCGCTGGCCGAGGAGCTGGGCGTCGGCAAGGAGTTCGACGAGGGCCGCGACGAGTGGGAGTGGCTCGAGCACCTGTACGAGAGCTGGCGGGCCGCACTTGCCGAGGGCGGCGACCCGGGGCTCGACTTCGCCGGGTTCTGGGCGAAGGGCCGGATCGACCTCCCGCGGGTCAGCCGCGACCGCGTGCTCTACGCCGACTTCCGCGCCGACCCCGTCGCCCACCCGCTGCCGACGCCGAGCGGACGCATCGAGATCGCCTCGGCGACGATCGCGTCCTTCGGCTACGACGACTGCCCCGGCCACCCCACGTGGCTCGAGCCGGAGTTCCTGGCCGAACCCCCGGGCACGGGCCCGTTCCCGCTGTTCCTGGTCGCGAACAACCCGGCCACCCGGCTGCACAGCCAGCTCGACCACGGCGCAGGCAGCGCGGACGCGAAGGTCGCCGGACGCGAGCCGGTGCGGATGCACCCGGCCGACGCCGCCGCGCGCGGGCTCGCGGCAGGCGACGTCGTCCTCGTGGAGAGCCGGGTCGGGAGCGTCCTCGCCGGGCTGGTGCCGTCCGACGACGTCGCGCCGGGCGTGGTGCAGCTGTCGACCGGGGCCTGGTTCGACCCGAGCGCACCCGATGTCGCGACGTGCGTGCACGGCAACCCGAACGCCGTCACCACCGACATCGGCACCTCCCGGCTCGCGCAGGGGTGCACGGGCCAGCTCTCGCGGGTCGAGGTGCGCAAGGCGCCCGCGCCGCTGCCATCCGTACGGGCATTCGTGCCACCGGTCCGCATTCCGGGAGATGACGCACTGCGTGCGAAACCGGAATAG
- a CDS encoding DsbA family protein — protein sequence MATSFSVTWDYRCPFARNAHEHILTGLAAGADWNVQFLPFSLGQAHVEEGGVSVWDDPSQDSGILALQAGVVVRDSYPDLFPAVHRGLFAARHDDGLHLEDRAVVEKVLTEHGVPAAAVFEQVDSGAALANVRAEHERYVASHTVWGVPTFIAGDEAVFVRLMDRSPIGSEAAPSIRTIDRVVDLLTGWPELNEFKHTVVRR from the coding sequence ATGGCGACCTCTTTCTCCGTGACCTGGGACTACCGCTGCCCGTTCGCCCGCAATGCCCACGAGCACATCCTCACGGGCCTTGCAGCCGGCGCCGACTGGAATGTGCAGTTCCTCCCGTTCTCGCTCGGCCAGGCGCACGTGGAGGAAGGTGGGGTGAGCGTCTGGGACGACCCCTCGCAGGACTCCGGGATCCTCGCCCTGCAGGCCGGGGTCGTGGTGCGGGACTCCTACCCCGACCTCTTCCCGGCCGTGCACCGCGGCCTCTTCGCGGCCCGGCACGACGACGGGCTGCACCTGGAGGACCGGGCGGTCGTCGAGAAGGTGCTCACCGAGCACGGCGTGCCGGCAGCGGCCGTGTTCGAGCAGGTCGACTCCGGCGCCGCGCTCGCGAATGTCCGCGCCGAGCACGAGCGCTACGTCGCCTCGCACACGGTGTGGGGTGTGCCCACGTTCATCGCAGGCGACGAGGCCGTGTTCGTCCGGCTCATGGACCGCTCCCCGATCGGGAGCGAGGCCGCGCCGTCGATCAGGACCATCGACCGGGTCGTGGACCTGCTCACCGGCTGGCCGGAGCTCAACGAGTTCAAGCACACCGTCGTCCGGCGCTGA
- a CDS encoding amino acid ABC transporter ATP-binding protein translates to MSTPMVELRGVHKSFGALEVLRGIDLTVRRGEATVLLGPSGSGKSTLLRAINHLEKVDKGSVLVDGELMGYRRSGNRLHELSERHILRQRTHIGFVFQSFNLFPHITVLENVVEAPVSAQGRDRAAATAHARELLDRVGLADKTDEYPRRLSGGQQQRVAIARALALRPKLVLFDEPTSALDPELVGEVLDVMRDLAGTGTTMIVVTHEIGFAREAADTVVFLDAGRVVEQGPPAQVLDAPREERTRAFLGAVRH, encoded by the coding sequence ATGAGTACGCCCATGGTGGAGCTGCGGGGCGTCCACAAGAGCTTCGGCGCGCTGGAAGTCCTGCGCGGGATCGATCTCACCGTGCGCAGGGGCGAGGCCACCGTGCTGCTCGGGCCGTCGGGCTCGGGCAAGTCCACGCTGCTGCGCGCGATCAACCACCTGGAGAAGGTCGACAAGGGGTCCGTCCTCGTCGACGGCGAGCTGATGGGCTACCGCCGATCCGGCAACCGGCTGCACGAGCTGTCGGAGCGGCACATCCTGCGCCAGCGCACGCACATCGGGTTCGTCTTCCAGAGCTTCAACCTCTTCCCGCACATCACGGTGCTGGAGAACGTCGTGGAGGCGCCGGTGTCGGCGCAGGGCCGCGACCGCGCCGCTGCCACCGCGCACGCACGGGAGCTGCTGGACCGGGTCGGGCTCGCCGACAAGACCGACGAGTACCCGCGGCGGCTGTCCGGCGGCCAGCAGCAGCGGGTCGCGATCGCGCGGGCGCTCGCGCTGCGCCCGAAGCTCGTGCTTTTCGACGAACCGACGTCGGCCCTCGACCCGGAGTTGGTCGGCGAGGTGCTCGACGTGATGCGCGACCTCGCAGGCACCGGCACGACCATGATCGTCGTCACCCACGAGATCGGCTTCGCCCGCGAGGCGGCCGACACCGTGGTGTTCCTCGACGCCGGCCGCGTGGTCGAGCAGGGTCCGCCGGCCCAGGTGCTCGACGCACCACGAGAGGAACGCACTCGCGCGTTCCTCGGCGCAGTCCGCCACTGA
- a CDS encoding amino acid ABC transporter permease gives MTLSRDVAPAPVLHGPAEELRIVPARHPWRWVATAVVAVLLAMSINALVTNPAWDWPTVGQFLFAPSILRSVALTLQLTVLGIVLGFALGTVLAVMRMSPNPLLRSVSWTYIWVFRSVPLILQLLFWYNLALLYRTIGFGVPFGPTFVEIGTMDLVSPVTAAVLGLALHQAAYAAEVVRAGFLAVDSGQLEAAAALGIPKLRQFRRIQLPQAMRTIVPTAGNELIGLVKGTSVVYIMALSELFYQVQVIYTRNGRVIPLLLVAAIWYLALTTVMSIAQFYVERHYARGAQRALPPTPLQRLRATLRRGAS, from the coding sequence ATGACGCTCTCCAGGGACGTCGCGCCGGCCCCCGTGCTGCACGGCCCGGCCGAGGAGCTGCGGATCGTCCCGGCCCGGCACCCGTGGCGGTGGGTGGCAACGGCCGTGGTGGCCGTGCTGCTCGCGATGTCGATCAACGCGCTGGTCACGAACCCGGCGTGGGACTGGCCGACGGTCGGGCAGTTCCTGTTCGCGCCGTCGATCCTGCGGTCGGTCGCGCTCACGTTGCAGCTCACCGTGCTGGGGATCGTCCTCGGGTTCGCGCTGGGCACGGTCCTCGCGGTGATGCGCATGTCGCCCAACCCGCTCCTGCGCTCGGTGAGCTGGACCTACATCTGGGTCTTCCGCTCGGTGCCGCTGATCCTGCAGCTGCTCTTCTGGTACAACCTCGCGCTGCTCTACCGGACGATCGGGTTCGGCGTCCCGTTCGGCCCGACGTTCGTCGAGATCGGGACGATGGACCTGGTCAGCCCCGTGACGGCGGCGGTGCTGGGGCTCGCGCTGCACCAGGCCGCCTACGCCGCCGAGGTGGTGCGCGCCGGGTTCCTCGCGGTGGACTCAGGCCAGCTCGAGGCGGCCGCGGCGCTGGGCATCCCGAAGCTGCGGCAGTTCCGCCGGATCCAGCTGCCGCAGGCCATGCGCACGATCGTCCCGACGGCGGGGAACGAACTTATCGGCCTGGTCAAGGGCACGTCGGTGGTCTACATCATGGCGCTGTCCGAGCTCTTCTACCAGGTGCAGGTGATCTACACGCGCAACGGCCGGGTGATCCCGCTGCTGCTCGTCGCGGCCATCTGGTACCTCGCGCTCACCACGGTCATGTCCATCGCGCAGTTCTACGTCGAGCGCCACTACGCCCGCGGCGCGCAGCGGGCACTGCCCCCCACCCCGCTCCAGCGGCTGCGGGCCACCCTGCGGCGGGGCGCGTCATGA